The following are encoded in a window of Miltoncostaea marina genomic DNA:
- a CDS encoding DUF808 domain-containing protein: protein MAGGLVALLDDIAALARAAAASADDVAAAAGRASAKAAGVVIDDTAVTPRYVQGFTPQRELPVVRRIAVGSLRNKLLVVVPALLLLDQLAPWVLTPLLMLGGLYLCYEGVERVWERVRGVQGHAAPAAAQGAVQEDQLVSGAIRTDFILSAEIMVLALNEVADEGFWSLVVILTVVAVAITALVYGVVGLIVKMDDIGLHLAGSGSPAAARAGRGLVVAMPRVMAVLTVVGVAAMIWVGGHILLVGLDDLGLSAPYDAVHAAEEAVGDALGAAGGAAAWLVNTLGSALLGLAAGAGAVLVMHLLPRRGGAGAAH, encoded by the coding sequence GTGGCCGGCGGGCTCGTCGCCCTGCTCGACGACATCGCGGCCCTCGCGCGCGCGGCGGCGGCCTCGGCCGACGACGTGGCGGCGGCCGCGGGCAGGGCGAGCGCCAAGGCGGCCGGCGTCGTGATCGACGACACGGCCGTCACCCCCCGCTACGTGCAGGGGTTCACGCCCCAGCGCGAGCTCCCCGTGGTGCGCCGCATCGCGGTCGGGTCGCTGCGCAACAAGCTCCTCGTGGTGGTGCCCGCGCTGCTGCTGCTCGACCAGCTGGCGCCGTGGGTCCTGACGCCGCTGCTGATGCTCGGCGGCCTCTACCTGTGCTACGAGGGCGTCGAGCGGGTCTGGGAGCGGGTCCGCGGCGTGCAGGGGCACGCCGCGCCGGCCGCGGCCCAGGGTGCCGTCCAGGAGGACCAGCTCGTCTCGGGCGCGATCCGCACCGACTTCATCCTCTCCGCCGAGATCATGGTGCTGGCGCTCAACGAGGTGGCCGACGAGGGCTTCTGGTCGCTCGTGGTGATCCTGACGGTCGTCGCCGTGGCGATCACCGCCCTCGTCTACGGGGTCGTCGGCCTGATCGTGAAGATGGACGACATCGGGCTCCACCTGGCCGGCAGCGGCAGCCCCGCGGCGGCCCGGGCGGGCCGCGGCCTCGTGGTCGCGATGCCGCGGGTGATGGCGGTGCTCACGGTCGTGGGGGTCGCGGCGATGATCTGGGTGGGCGGGCACATCCTGCTGGTCGGCCTCGACGACCTGGGGCTCTCGGCCCCGTACGACGCGGTGCACGCCGCCGAGGAGGCCGTCGGCGACGCCCTCGGCGCGGCGGGCGGCGCGGCGGCCTGGCTCGTCAACACCCTCGGGTCGGCGCTGCTCGGGCTCGCGGCGGGCGCGGGCGCCGTGCTGGTGATGCACCTGCTGCCCCGGCGCGGCGGGGCCGGCGCCGCCCACTGA
- a CDS encoding alpha-amylase family protein, with protein sequence MSRHKVTSDLWWKNGLIYCLDVQTFHDSDGDGHGDIGGVIERIDYLAGMGVTCLWLMPFYATAGRDDGYDVTDYYAVDDRLGTLGDFTEMVRTARDRGMRVIADLVVNHTSIHHPWFQSARSSRDSPYRDFYVWSDEKPPDDGEVVFPDQEDSNWDWDEQAGQWYLHRFYAEQPDLNVANPQVRDEISQIAGFWLQQGLSGFRVDAVPFLIEPAGLPEGAIEDPHELLRDLRAYLGRRAGEAILLGEVNLPPADQAPFFGSDGRRELDLVFDFHAMQYMYLALARGRAAPLEDALRRLPEIPPECGWASFVRNHDELTLDQLADGERDEVFAAFGPDEDMQLYGRGLRRRLPPMLGGDERRIRLVYALAFALPGIPTLFYGEEIGMGEHLAIPGRLAVRSPMQWSAEPHAGFAPPGAGELVRPVTEGRFGPEAVNAVDQRRDPGSLLNWFERLIRRRRECPEIGHGAFTILDHDAPSVLAHRCDWGERGLVALHNLAGRACTVEVTLEDADRVDALIDLFGHEEHGLGDGGRLRVELEPHGWRWLGLLRPGARRRV encoded by the coding sequence ATGAGCCGCCACAAGGTCACCAGCGACCTGTGGTGGAAGAACGGGCTGATCTACTGCCTGGACGTCCAGACCTTCCACGACTCGGACGGCGACGGGCACGGCGACATCGGCGGGGTCATCGAGCGCATCGACTACCTGGCCGGCATGGGCGTCACCTGCCTCTGGCTGATGCCGTTCTACGCCACCGCCGGGCGCGACGACGGCTACGACGTGACCGACTACTACGCGGTCGACGACCGCCTCGGCACGCTCGGCGACTTCACCGAGATGGTGCGCACCGCCCGCGACCGCGGCATGCGCGTGATCGCCGACCTGGTGGTCAACCACACCTCCATCCACCACCCCTGGTTCCAGAGCGCGCGCTCCTCGCGCGACTCGCCGTACCGCGACTTCTACGTCTGGAGCGACGAGAAGCCGCCCGACGACGGCGAGGTGGTCTTCCCCGACCAGGAGGACTCCAACTGGGACTGGGACGAGCAGGCGGGCCAGTGGTACCTGCACCGCTTCTACGCCGAGCAGCCCGACCTCAACGTGGCCAACCCGCAGGTGCGCGACGAGATCTCCCAGATCGCCGGCTTCTGGCTGCAGCAGGGCCTGTCCGGGTTCCGCGTCGACGCGGTGCCGTTCCTGATCGAGCCGGCCGGCCTGCCCGAGGGCGCGATCGAGGACCCCCACGAGCTGCTGCGCGACCTGCGCGCCTACCTCGGCCGGCGGGCCGGCGAGGCGATCCTGCTGGGCGAGGTCAACCTGCCGCCGGCCGATCAGGCGCCGTTCTTCGGCAGCGACGGCCGGCGCGAGCTGGACCTGGTCTTCGACTTCCACGCCATGCAGTACATGTATCTGGCGCTCGCGCGCGGGCGGGCGGCGCCGCTCGAGGACGCGCTGCGCCGGCTGCCGGAGATCCCGCCCGAGTGCGGGTGGGCGAGCTTCGTCCGCAACCACGACGAGCTGACCCTCGACCAGCTCGCCGACGGCGAGCGCGACGAGGTGTTCGCCGCCTTCGGCCCCGACGAGGACATGCAGCTCTACGGCCGCGGCCTGCGCCGCCGCCTGCCGCCGATGCTCGGCGGCGACGAGCGGCGCATCCGCCTGGTCTACGCGCTCGCCTTCGCCCTGCCCGGCATCCCGACCCTCTTCTACGGCGAGGAGATCGGCATGGGGGAGCACCTCGCCATCCCCGGCCGGCTGGCGGTGCGCTCGCCGATGCAGTGGTCGGCCGAGCCCCACGCCGGCTTCGCGCCGCCCGGCGCCGGCGAGCTGGTGCGGCCCGTCACCGAGGGGCGCTTCGGGCCCGAGGCGGTCAACGCGGTCGACCAGCGGCGCGACCCCGGCTCGCTGCTCAACTGGTTCGAGCGCCTCATCCGTCGCCGCCGCGAGTGCCCCGAGATCGGCCACGGCGCGTTCACGATCCTCGACCACGACGCGCCCTCGGTCCTCGCCCACCGCTGCGACTGGGGCGAGCGGGGCCTGGTGGCGCTGCACAACCTGGCCGGGCGCGCCTGCACGGTGGAGGTGACCCTCGAGGACGCCGACCGGGTGGATGCGCTCATCGACCTGTTCGGCCACGAGGAGCACGGGCTCGGCGACGGCGGGCGCCTGCGGGTCGAGCTGGAGCCCCACGGCTGGCGCTGGCTGGGCCTGCTGCGGCCGGGGGCCCGCCGGCGTGTGTAG
- the ahcY gene encoding adenosylhomocysteinase — MTTTSPLAATDFKVADLSLAAFGRKEISLAEHEMPGLMAIREEYADAQPLRGARITGSLHMTVQTAVLIETLTALGADVRWCSCNIFSTQDHAASAVVVGPDGTPEDPRGVPVYAWKGETLEEYWWCTEQVLRWPDGDGGPNMILDDGGDATLLVHLGKEYEGKGQVPDDATAGSDEFRVILGLLRRSLREDPQRWTRIADGIKGVTEETTTGVHRLYQLAEKGELLFPAINVNDSVTKSKFDNLYGCRHSLIDGINRATDVMIGGKVAVVCGFGDVGKGCAESLRGQGARVVVTEIDPICALQAAMQGYEVTTLDDVVETGDIFITCTGNKDIITADHMARMKHQAIVGNIGHFDNEIDMAGLTAVPGVQRVNIKPQVDEWVFPDGHAIIVLSEGRLLNLGNATGHPSFVMSNSFTNQTIAQIELFTKNEEYENRVYVLPKHLDEKVARLHLEALGVKLTTLSEEQADYLGVPVEGPFKPDHYRY; from the coding sequence ATGACGACGACCTCCCCGCTGGCCGCCACCGACTTCAAGGTGGCCGACCTCTCCCTGGCGGCGTTCGGCCGCAAGGAGATCTCACTCGCCGAGCACGAGATGCCCGGTCTCATGGCCATCCGCGAGGAGTACGCCGACGCCCAGCCCCTCCGCGGCGCGCGGATCACCGGCTCACTCCACATGACGGTCCAGACGGCCGTGCTGATCGAGACGCTGACCGCGCTCGGCGCCGACGTGCGCTGGTGCTCGTGCAACATCTTCTCCACCCAGGACCACGCCGCCTCGGCCGTGGTGGTGGGCCCCGACGGCACCCCCGAGGACCCGCGCGGCGTGCCGGTCTACGCCTGGAAGGGCGAGACGCTCGAGGAGTACTGGTGGTGCACCGAGCAGGTGCTCCGCTGGCCTGACGGCGACGGCGGCCCGAACATGATCCTCGACGACGGCGGCGACGCCACGCTGCTCGTGCACCTGGGCAAGGAGTACGAGGGCAAGGGCCAGGTGCCCGACGACGCCACGGCGGGCTCCGACGAGTTCCGGGTGATCCTCGGCCTGCTGCGCCGCTCGCTGCGCGAGGACCCGCAGCGCTGGACGCGCATCGCCGACGGCATCAAGGGCGTCACCGAGGAGACCACGACCGGCGTCCACCGGCTCTACCAGCTGGCCGAGAAGGGCGAGCTGCTCTTCCCGGCCATCAACGTCAACGACTCGGTGACGAAGTCGAAGTTCGACAACCTCTACGGCTGCCGCCACTCGCTGATCGACGGCATCAACCGCGCCACCGACGTGATGATCGGCGGCAAGGTGGCCGTGGTCTGCGGCTTCGGCGACGTCGGCAAGGGGTGCGCCGAGAGCCTGCGCGGGCAGGGTGCCCGCGTGGTGGTCACCGAGATCGACCCCATCTGCGCGCTGCAGGCGGCGATGCAGGGCTACGAGGTGACGACGCTCGACGACGTGGTCGAGACCGGCGACATCTTCATCACCTGCACCGGCAACAAGGACATCATCACGGCCGACCACATGGCCCGCATGAAGCACCAGGCCATCGTCGGCAACATCGGCCACTTCGACAACGAGATCGACATGGCCGGGCTGACCGCGGTGCCCGGCGTGCAGCGGGTCAACATCAAGCCGCAGGTCGACGAGTGGGTGTTCCCCGACGGGCACGCGATCATCGTGCTGTCGGAGGGCCGCCTGCTGAACCTCGGCAACGCGACCGGCCACCCGTCGTTCGTGATGTCGAACTCCTTCACGAACCAGACGATCGCCCAGATCGAGCTGTTCACGAAGAACGAGGAGTACGAGAACCGCGTCTACGTGCTCCCCAAGCACCTCGACGAAAAGGTGGCCCGCCTGCACCTGGAGGCGCTGGGCGTCAAGCTCACCACCCTCAGCGAGGAGCAGGCCGACTACCTCGGCGTGCCGGTCGAGGGCCCCTTCAAGCCCGACCACTACCGCTACTAG
- a CDS encoding alpha-amylase family glycosyl hydrolase — protein MASPWWQRAVVYQIYPRSFADASGDGVGDLAGVIARLDHLRGAPGALGVDAIWLSPFYPSPMADFGYDVADYTDVDPLFGTLADVDRLVAECHARGLRVIVDWVPNHSSDRHPWFVASRSSRSDPKRDWYVWRDGRPGGRPPNDWRSSFDRVGAAWTLDEATGQWYLHKFTAEQPDLNWANPEVEAAMLDTLRFWLDRGVDGFRIDVAHEVGSVPEPPAGTPGTEPWLRDQDWPGSHRVMGRVREVLEEYDGDRMAVGEVYVFDQRRLTGYLAGDELHLAHNFVFMNTPWSARAFRQTVEEFDAVAPPGAWPSWCLENHDHARVASRYDGGGRGPARARAAALLVLLLRGTAFLFQGQELGLPDAEVPPERVVDVDGRDPERAPIPWEPPSAAGPGAGFTAGEPWLPIVADAERLAASVQRDDPRSALALYRRLLELRAATPALHEGRQTMLGGGDDLLAWVREARGERWLVAVNFADGPLRPRLGGAGAPAGELVLSTDPGRAEGRVALAGLELARDEGVVVRLDRA, from the coding sequence GTGGCCTCCCCCTGGTGGCAGCGCGCGGTCGTGTACCAGATCTACCCCCGCAGCTTCGCCGACGCCTCGGGCGACGGGGTGGGCGACCTGGCGGGGGTGATCGCCCGCCTCGACCACCTGCGCGGCGCGCCGGGGGCGCTCGGGGTGGACGCGATCTGGCTGTCGCCGTTCTACCCGTCGCCGATGGCCGACTTCGGCTACGACGTGGCCGACTACACCGACGTCGACCCGCTGTTCGGCACGCTGGCCGACGTCGACCGCCTGGTGGCCGAGTGCCACGCGCGCGGCCTGCGGGTGATCGTCGACTGGGTGCCCAACCACAGCTCCGACCGCCACCCCTGGTTCGTGGCGTCGCGATCCTCGCGATCCGACCCGAAGCGCGACTGGTACGTGTGGCGCGACGGGCGCCCCGGCGGGCGGCCGCCCAACGACTGGCGCTCCTCGTTCGACCGGGTGGGGGCGGCGTGGACCCTCGACGAGGCCACCGGCCAGTGGTACCTGCACAAGTTCACCGCCGAGCAGCCCGACCTCAACTGGGCCAACCCGGAGGTGGAGGCGGCGATGCTCGACACGCTGCGCTTCTGGCTCGACCGGGGCGTGGACGGCTTCCGCATCGACGTGGCCCACGAGGTCGGCTCGGTGCCGGAGCCGCCGGCCGGGACGCCGGGCACGGAGCCCTGGCTGCGCGACCAGGACTGGCCCGGCAGCCATCGCGTGATGGGGCGGGTGCGCGAGGTGCTCGAGGAGTACGACGGCGACCGGATGGCCGTCGGCGAGGTCTACGTCTTCGACCAGCGCCGCCTGACCGGCTACCTGGCCGGCGACGAGCTGCACCTGGCGCACAACTTCGTCTTCATGAACACGCCGTGGAGCGCGCGCGCCTTCCGCCAGACGGTGGAGGAGTTCGACGCGGTCGCCCCGCCGGGGGCCTGGCCCTCGTGGTGCCTGGAGAACCACGACCACGCGCGGGTCGCCAGCCGCTACGACGGCGGCGGGCGCGGCCCGGCGCGGGCCCGGGCGGCCGCCCTGCTGGTGCTGCTGCTGCGCGGCACGGCGTTCCTGTTCCAGGGCCAGGAGCTGGGCCTGCCCGACGCCGAGGTGCCGCCCGAGCGGGTGGTCGACGTGGACGGCCGCGACCCCGAGCGCGCCCCGATCCCGTGGGAGCCGCCCTCGGCCGCCGGCCCGGGGGCGGGCTTCACGGCCGGCGAGCCCTGGCTGCCGATCGTGGCCGACGCCGAGCGCCTGGCGGCGTCGGTGCAACGCGACGACCCGCGCTCGGCGCTGGCGCTGTACCGGCGCCTGCTGGAGCTGCGCGCGGCCACGCCGGCCCTGCACGAGGGCCGCCAGACGATGCTCGGCGGCGGCGACGACCTGCTCGCCTGGGTGCGCGAGGCCCGCGGCGAGCGCTGGCTGGTGGCGGTCAACTTCGCCGACGGCCCCCTGCGGCCGCGCCTGGGCGGCGCCGGCGCGCCGGCGGGCGAGCTGGTGCTGTCGACCGATCCCGGCCGGGCGGAGGGGCGCGTCGCGCTGGCCGGCCTCGAGCTCGCCCGCGACGAGGGCGTGGTGGTCCGGCTCGATCGCGCCTAG
- a CDS encoding MFS transporter has product MWGIAASFYVVALFHRMSLGVASLDAQRRFDLGPDTIAALSALQLGLYLLMTIPAGLAADRVGPRMALAFGMALMAVGEVAFGLATSAPLALGGRALVGVGDAFIFLSVLRIAQNWFPARRYPLLAALTGMAGAIGQLGTTVPLGLALDGAGWTATFVVSGVVTGLLALACLRLVADRPADAGTAAAAGRDGDATAPATGAPAQDPIMATLRRAWATSATRAAFWTHFALMGPFVTITALWGYPWLVEAQSVAPGTARAWLLVCVAAFGLGAPVVGLAVARAPRTRGRVAFGAGAAATAGWALALLWPGGHPPAAVILATLVATGVGGAAAMLAFDVAREGNPAHVAGSAGGLANTGGFSAAVATQLLVGWVMGFGPSAGLQTALLPMLGLTVVALAQMARHGRRRRARARVLQPAA; this is encoded by the coding sequence GTGTGGGGCATCGCGGCGAGCTTCTACGTGGTGGCGCTGTTCCACCGGATGAGCCTCGGTGTGGCCTCGCTGGACGCGCAGCGGCGATTCGACCTTGGGCCGGACACGATCGCGGCCCTGTCGGCGCTGCAGCTGGGGCTGTACCTGCTGATGACGATTCCCGCCGGCCTGGCGGCCGACCGGGTCGGGCCGCGGATGGCGCTGGCGTTCGGCATGGCGCTGATGGCGGTCGGCGAGGTCGCGTTCGGGCTGGCGACGTCCGCGCCGCTGGCGCTGGGCGGGCGGGCGCTGGTGGGGGTCGGCGACGCCTTCATCTTCCTGTCGGTGCTGCGGATCGCCCAGAACTGGTTCCCGGCGCGGCGCTACCCGCTGCTGGCGGCGCTGACCGGGATGGCGGGCGCGATCGGCCAGCTGGGCACGACGGTGCCGCTCGGCCTTGCGCTGGACGGCGCCGGCTGGACCGCGACCTTCGTGGTGAGCGGCGTGGTGACCGGCCTGCTGGCGCTCGCGTGCCTGCGCCTGGTCGCCGACCGGCCGGCCGACGCCGGGACGGCGGCGGCGGCGGGCCGCGACGGCGACGCCACCGCCCCGGCGACGGGGGCTCCGGCCCAGGACCCGATCATGGCCACGCTGCGGCGGGCGTGGGCCACCTCGGCGACCCGGGCGGCGTTCTGGACCCACTTCGCGCTGATGGGGCCGTTCGTGACGATCACGGCGCTGTGGGGCTACCCGTGGCTGGTCGAGGCCCAGTCCGTGGCGCCGGGGACGGCCCGCGCCTGGCTGCTGGTGTGCGTGGCGGCGTTCGGGCTCGGGGCGCCGGTGGTCGGGCTGGCGGTCGCGCGGGCGCCGCGCACGCGCGGGCGGGTGGCGTTCGGCGCCGGCGCGGCGGCGACGGCCGGCTGGGCGCTCGCCCTGCTGTGGCCGGGCGGGCACCCGCCGGCCGCGGTGATCCTCGCGACGCTCGTCGCGACCGGGGTCGGCGGGGCGGCGGCGATGCTGGCGTTCGATGTCGCGCGCGAGGGCAACCCGGCCCATGTGGCCGGCAGCGCGGGCGGCCTGGCCAACACGGGGGGCTTCAGCGCGGCGGTGGCGACCCAGCTGCTCGTGGGCTGGGTGATGGGCTTCGGCCCCTCCGCGGGCCTGCAGACCGCGCTGCTGCCGATGCTCGGACTGACCGTGGTGGCCCTGGCGCAGATGGCGCGCCACGGGCGGCGCCGGCGCGCACGGGCGCGGGTGTTGCAGCCGGCTGCGTAG
- a CDS encoding pyruvate kinase, which translates to MPDPGELDPAAVEASVRELREVILAAEAARAGEIAATHPEHRRSAANLVHYVALRARDIRDLQGRLAAMGLSSLGRSEGSVLGAIDAVLGALAGLTGSAPPPAVEAVGLEEGRELLGRNADALLGPAPAGRSTRIMVTLPAEAADDAGLVAGMAAAGMDLARVNCAHDAAGAWERMAAHVRAAPPAGGAPCRVAMDLAGPKLRTGPLEPGPRVVRARARKDDLGRTVRPARIALLAPGVAAPPAAWTDDAVALPVDDAGWVARRRAGDRIRVRDARGRRRRWTVEATGDGACLATSGRTSYVTTGMALTAVPGAPGAGPDTALVGGLPEVERAHRVARGDALVLTRSLAPAPATAAGEPHRIGCTLPEAFGAVRSGERVWLDDGKLGGVVERADADEIELTVTDAPPGGARLRAGKGINLPDTRLRLGAVTDKDLDDLRTVARHADVVDVSFVRRPEDVARLQAELAALGASDLGVVLKIENAAAFEALPRLLLQAMRSRRVGVMIARGDLAVEVGFERLAEVQEEIMWLCEAAHLPVIWATQVLDRLAKTGQPSRAEVTDAAMAQRAECVMLNKGPHIEDAIGALDSILRRMGGHHDKKRSLLRRLRAWGDPADAGGDAR; encoded by the coding sequence GTGCCGGACCCCGGGGAGCTCGACCCCGCAGCCGTCGAGGCGAGCGTGCGGGAGCTGCGCGAGGTGATCCTCGCCGCCGAGGCCGCCCGCGCCGGTGAGATCGCGGCCACGCATCCCGAGCACCGCCGCTCGGCGGCGAACCTGGTGCACTACGTGGCCCTGCGCGCGCGCGACATCCGCGACCTGCAGGGGCGCCTCGCCGCGATGGGGCTGTCGTCGCTGGGCCGCTCGGAGGGCTCGGTGCTCGGCGCGATCGACGCGGTGCTGGGCGCGCTCGCGGGGCTGACCGGGTCGGCACCGCCACCGGCGGTGGAGGCGGTGGGGCTGGAGGAGGGGCGCGAGCTGCTGGGGCGCAACGCCGACGCGCTGCTCGGCCCGGCGCCCGCGGGGCGCTCGACGCGGATCATGGTGACGCTCCCCGCGGAGGCGGCCGACGACGCCGGCCTGGTGGCCGGGATGGCGGCGGCGGGGATGGACCTGGCGCGGGTCAACTGCGCCCACGACGCCGCCGGCGCGTGGGAGCGGATGGCGGCGCACGTGCGGGCCGCCCCGCCGGCCGGCGGGGCGCCCTGCCGGGTGGCGATGGACCTCGCGGGGCCGAAGCTGCGCACGGGGCCGCTCGAGCCGGGCCCGCGGGTGGTGCGCGCCCGTGCGCGCAAGGATGACCTGGGGCGGACGGTCCGCCCGGCGCGGATCGCGCTGCTGGCGCCCGGGGTGGCGGCGCCGCCGGCGGCGTGGACCGACGACGCCGTGGCGCTGCCGGTCGACGACGCCGGGTGGGTGGCGCGCCGGCGGGCGGGCGACCGGATCCGGGTGCGCGACGCCCGGGGGCGTCGGCGGCGCTGGACGGTGGAGGCGACGGGCGACGGCGCGTGCCTGGCGACCAGCGGGCGCACGAGCTACGTCACGACCGGGATGGCGCTGACGGCCGTGCCCGGCGCGCCGGGGGCGGGGCCCGACACGGCGCTCGTGGGCGGGCTGCCCGAGGTCGAGCGGGCCCACCGGGTGGCGCGCGGCGACGCGCTGGTGCTCACGCGCTCGCTCGCGCCGGCGCCGGCGACGGCGGCCGGGGAGCCGCACCGGATCGGCTGCACGCTGCCCGAGGCGTTCGGGGCGGTGCGCTCTGGCGAGCGGGTGTGGCTTGACGACGGCAAGCTCGGCGGCGTGGTGGAGCGGGCCGACGCGGACGAGATCGAGCTGACGGTGACCGACGCGCCGCCCGGCGGGGCGCGCCTTCGCGCCGGCAAGGGCATCAACCTGCCCGACACCCGGCTGCGACTGGGGGCCGTGACCGACAAGGACCTCGACGACCTGCGCACGGTGGCGCGGCACGCCGACGTGGTGGACGTCTCGTTCGTGCGCCGGCCGGAGGACGTCGCCCGGCTGCAGGCCGAGCTGGCGGCGCTGGGGGCGTCCGACCTCGGCGTGGTCCTGAAGATCGAGAACGCGGCGGCCTTCGAGGCGCTGCCGCGGCTGCTGCTGCAGGCCATGCGCAGTCGCCGGGTGGGCGTGATGATCGCCCGGGGCGACCTGGCGGTGGAGGTCGGCTTCGAGCGCCTGGCCGAGGTGCAGGAGGAGATCATGTGGCTCTGCGAGGCCGCCCACCTGCCGGTGATCTGGGCCACCCAGGTGCTCGACCGCCTCGCCAAGACCGGTCAGCCCTCGCGCGCCGAGGTGACCGACGCCGCGATGGCCCAGCGCGCGGAGTGCGTGATGCTCAACAAGGGCCCGCACATCGAGGACGCGATCGGGGCGCTCGACTCGATCCTGCGCCGCATGGGGGGCCACCACGACAAGAAGCGCAGCCTGCTGCGGCGCCTGCGCGCGTGGGGCGACCCGGCGGACGCGGGCGGGGACGCGCGCTGA
- a CDS encoding TIGR03885 family FMN-dependent LLM class oxidoreductase has protein sequence MAGIGWHASHEQIAPSRLLEAARLADAAGFDFGMSSDHLAPWGADQGHSGFAWSWLGAALAVTRLPFRVVTAPGQRYHPAVLAQAIATLEEMSPGRLAVCLGSGEAANEHVTGEGWPAKPVRNARLLECADVIRRLLTGEEVSHRGLVTVDRARVWSLPPTPPPLFGAAVSEATARWLGGWADGLATVNQAPDTLRRVLAAFREGGGEGKPALLQVHVSWERTDEEALRVAHHQWRSASLGPPASWDLETPEHFDAAARFVRPEDMHASVLISADLGRHAQWLAELAAIGFDEVAVHGVSQDQAPFIEAFGAHVLPALR, from the coding sequence ATGGCAGGCATCGGCTGGCACGCATCCCACGAGCAGATCGCCCCGAGCCGGCTGCTCGAGGCCGCCCGGCTGGCCGACGCGGCCGGCTTCGACTTCGGGATGTCCTCCGACCACCTGGCGCCCTGGGGCGCCGACCAGGGCCACTCCGGCTTCGCCTGGTCGTGGCTCGGGGCCGCGCTCGCCGTCACCCGGCTGCCCTTCCGGGTGGTGACCGCGCCGGGGCAGCGCTACCACCCGGCCGTGCTGGCCCAGGCGATCGCAACCCTGGAGGAGATGTCCCCGGGCCGCCTGGCCGTCTGCCTGGGCTCGGGCGAGGCGGCCAACGAGCACGTCACCGGCGAGGGCTGGCCGGCGAAGCCGGTGCGCAACGCCCGTCTGCTGGAGTGCGCCGACGTCATCCGCCGCCTGCTGACCGGCGAGGAGGTCAGCCACAGGGGGCTGGTGACCGTCGACCGGGCGCGGGTCTGGAGCCTGCCGCCCACCCCGCCGCCGCTGTTCGGGGCGGCCGTCAGCGAGGCGACGGCCCGCTGGCTGGGCGGCTGGGCCGACGGCCTGGCGACCGTCAACCAGGCCCCCGACACCTTGCGCCGGGTGCTGGCGGCCTTCCGCGAGGGCGGCGGCGAGGGCAAGCCGGCGCTGCTGCAGGTGCACGTCTCGTGGGAGCGCACCGACGAGGAGGCGCTGCGCGTGGCGCACCACCAGTGGCGCTCGGCCTCGCTCGGGCCGCCGGCCTCGTGGGACCTCGAGACGCCCGAGCACTTCGACGCCGCCGCGCGCTTCGTGCGGCCCGAGGACATGCACGCCTCCGTGCTGATCTCCGCCGACCTGGGCCGCCACGCGCAGTGGCTGGCGGAGCTCGCCGCGATCGGCTTCGACGAGGTGGCCGTGCATGGCGTGAGCCAGGACCAGGCCCCGTTCATCGAGGCGTTCGGCGCGCACGTGCTGCCGGCGCTGCGATGA
- a CDS encoding PRC-barrel domain-containing protein: protein MSTRDRTDTGIMGPEGYPESTRLPATLDSLQGMEVRDSDGDKIGTVDDVYTDERGGYARYLAVKTGWIRAKRHMVPIDDVRMEGEGGDACLVLPYTRDQLKEGPTFGREDAVTREHERGIYGHYGRTGYWDAVRARQTAPAPTPEIAEAEVADMIDRGDDPAKVAVKRWGA from the coding sequence ATGAGCACCCGAGACCGCACCGACACGGGGATCATGGGCCCGGAGGGCTACCCCGAGAGCACGCGCCTTCCTGCCACGCTGGACAGCCTGCAGGGCATGGAGGTACGCGACAGCGACGGCGACAAGATCGGGACCGTCGACGACGTCTACACCGACGAGCGCGGCGGCTACGCCCGCTACCTGGCCGTCAAGACCGGGTGGATCAGAGCGAAGCGCCACATGGTGCCGATCGACGACGTCCGCATGGAGGGCGAGGGCGGCGACGCCTGCCTGGTGCTGCCGTACACCCGCGACCAGCTCAAGGAGGGGCCGACCTTCGGCCGCGAGGACGCGGTGACGCGCGAGCACGAGCGCGGCATCTACGGCCACTACGGCCGCACCGGCTACTGGGACGCGGTGCGCGCCCGCCAGACCGCACCGGCGCCGACGCCGGAGATCGCGGAGGCCGAGGTGGCCGACATGATCGACCGCGGCGACGACCCGGCGAAGGTCGCCGTCAAGCGCTGGGGGGCGTAG